The Pseudomonas oryzicola genomic sequence CCATCGTTGCGCGTTCAATCTCGTTGCTGAGGGCCGCCACCAGCATCAGCCGTACTCGCTCGCAGAACGTGGTTCGCGTGTTCGGGTCGACATATGGAGCAGCATTGTGCAGGCGGCCCACCAGGCGCAGCAGGTCACTGCCTTCCAGCCGTTGCCAGCAGTCCTGCAATGCCTCGTTCTGCGCCTCGTTGCCCAGCATCCAGTCCTCCAGCCTCGGCGTATCGTCGCCCAGCAGAGGGAAGTGAGGGTGATCGAGTGAGCCGCTGCTCGAGGAATCGACCAGTTGCAGGTTGCCAGGGATATCCAGGGCGAAGGAATAACTGTGCTGGCTGTCCGAGAAAGCCCGCACACGCAGGATGGTGTCGAGCGGCAATGGGTTATCGAAAAGAGCGATCGACGAGATCGGCATCGGGCTGTTCAGGTTCGACAGGATGTGCTCAGGCAACTCGCTGATATTGTTCGAGCTCAAGTCCAGCAGCTCGAGGGGCAACAGGCTGTCACACCAGCTTGGCCAGGCTTGCAGGTTCATGTTGGCCAACGCCAGTGACTGGAGGTTGCGCGACAGCTGTGCGGGCACCTGGTTGATGATGCCCGCGCGGTTGCCGGAGAGGTCTATCGAGGTAAGGTGTTCCAGCCGCGCGAAGAGGTTGAGCATGGACTGGTCGACCTCCAGGTCCATGTTGCGGAACTCCAGATAGGTGAGTTGAGGCACCCGCGTCAGGGCCGAGGCCAGCGCAGGTGTGGCTGCCTGGTGGGCATCGATGGTCAACCGGGTGACATTGGGAAAACGGCGCAGCAGTTCGTCGAGCTGCGAAGCACTGCCACGCAGGCGAGTCAAGCTCAGTGCCCGTACGCGCTCGCCGAAGAAGGCCGGCAGCCGGCGGGGGAAATGTTCGATGGCCACATCCTCGAGTTGCAGGCGCAGGTATAGCTGCCCCCGCTCCTGTTGTTGCCAGAATTCACTGATCGCGACCTCGATGCGCTGCCTGTCCGCCAGTGCTTCCTGAGTCAGCGGGTTGCTCGAACTGGAGGCGTGGGCCCAGCCATCGATTGCGTCTCGCACCTGCTGGCGCTCGTTGCGGATACGGCTGAGTTGTTCGCTGAGCGCGGCAGGCTGGTCCGTGACGATTCCGGACATGTCGACGCCCTCGGTGAGCAGCAAGCGCTGCAAGTCGTTTGCATTGATGCTGTTGCCCTGCAGCGAAATGACGGGCGGAGTGGCCAGGGTCGCTGCTTCATTGAGCAGGAACGAGGGCAACGACCTGAGGTTGTTGTCGCGCAGGGACAGGTGGCCGATGCGGCCAAGGGCATCGCTGCCAATGCCGATAGGCCATTGTGACAATTGCATCTGGTTCAGGCCCAGGTAATCCAGGGTCAGCTCGTGAAAGCTGGGGCTGTTGTTTTGCGCCAGCCGATTGCCGCTCAAGTCCAGATACCGCAACTGGCCAAGCCCGGACAACAGGTTCAGGTCGCTCTCGGACAGCGCGATGTTCTGATTGGTCAATGTCAGGCGCTGCAAGCGTGGCAGGTTCTCGGTAATGGTAGGCACACTGAACACGAAGGAGGAGGGCGTTGCCCTGGGGTCATAGGGGCGGCTGATTTCCAGCGACTCGATGTTTCGCATCTGGCTGAGCAGACGTTGCAGCAGGCGCTCGTTCTGCGCCCAGCCAGCCAGGGATCCTGATGGCAGGTCGACCAGGCTCAGGTTACGCACGCGGGTAGTGAAGAAGTCGGGTAGGGTCAGAGGGATATCGACCATAGGAACGCGGGTAATACGCAGCTCGGCAGCATGTTCGGCTGTTTCGTCCAGCGCGAGGTCATACCAGTGCTGCAGGATCGACTCACGCAGGCTGTCGTAATCGCGTGCTGCCTGGTCGGTTGCAGGTGATATGGCTTCGCTCCAGTCATCCAGCCGGCTTTGCAGTTCGTTGCGCTGTTCAAGCAATGCCTGCAGATGCTCGAGGACTTGCAGTGGTGTACGGCTGATGGAAAGGTCCCGCAGAATCTGGTCCGCCGAGCGACCGGTACGTGTAGCCAGCCCTGTAGCCTCGACGGCTTCGATCAGTCGCGCGCGGGTAACGTCCAGTGCGGGTGTGCCGCTGCCACTGAGCGGGTAGCCCAGGCGGCCATCAGCCAGGCGCATGGGCGAGCGGTAACCGGGGCGCACCGGCTGCATGCGCAGAAGCGCCCTCAGTGCCTGGCGCGGTAGCAACGGGCTTTCCTGTATCAGTTGCTCGAGCACCTGCTGGTCGGCGATCTGCATTTCCCTCATGGCTGTTGGCAGAGCCTGGTACAAGGCAGCGTAAAGGCTGGGGTAGAGGCTCACCACTGCCCCCGGCTGGCTGTCATCGTGAACGATATACCCGGCCTCGGCGTGGGTAATGGTTTTGTACGGATGGCCCTCCTGCGGGCCCAGCTCATGGTTCTGAGCCGGCCATGCCAGGCGCTGCAGCAGGCGCACCCGAGTTTCCGCCGGCCAGCCCGGTAGCTGCATCAGGGTATGCACGATCAACCGGTCGCTGTCCCAGTTCGACACGCCGGACAGGTACAGCCCTTCGTAGGCGCGGGCCAGGCGAATCTGTTGCTGGTAGACGCGAATCTCTTCGTTGAGACGCAGGGGCACCTTGTCGTTGCCGAGCATCTGCAGTTCGTTGGTGCTGGCGGCGCGGGCCAGTTCATTGGCCACCACCGCCGGCAGCCGTGGGTAAACCCGCTGGAGGGCCTCGGCACCTGGGGCGAGTGCGATCGGCAAGGCGGTGTAGGCTCTGTGGAATTCGGCAGGTCGCGTGCTGGCGCCGGGTCGCAGACGGAGGGTGCCGTCCAGCCTGAAGCGTTGCAAGGTATCTTCGAGCAGGGCCGGCAGCCGCTGGTTCGTCGCCAGGGCCCGGCGCAGTTGATCTTCGTCGCTGCCGCTGATGGCGACGATGCGTTGTAGCGTCGCCTCGTCGAAATGTGCGCTCAAGTGGCCGATACGGCGCAGCAGCTGCATGCCCGACCAGCTCAGCGGTCGATCCGTTCCGAGCAACCAGGCGCCGGCGCCGTTGTGCCGCAATGGCGGTTGATAACGCCCAGGATCCTGCGGGTGTTGCAGGCGGTATTCGCCTGTTGCTGCCTCCTGTTCGACAATGTAGTGGTCACCCTGCACAACCAGCCAGTGCCTGCCATCATGTTGGCGCAGGCCGAGCGCGTCCGCTTCCAGGCCTTCGGGCAACATCTCGGTGCTCCGATATGGCGCAAGGTCGGGTTTCCACAGCCGAACCTGGCCATCGGGCGTTTCCACATCGTCCAGTTCCTCGATGAAGGACGGCGTTTCCACGGAGATACGCTCTATTTCCGGCTCACCATCATCAACTGCTGGCACCTCCGTTGCGTTGCCGGCTTCGCCGCCCTGCGCTTCCCTCAAGGCCTTGGCCGCCGCGCTGAGAGCCGCCATGATCGCCACATTCTCGATGACATCGACCAGGTAGCCATAGGCAATGTCGCGTTCGTCGTTTTTCCAGGCTTCGATGCCGTCATATACCTCGAAAGCCAGCTGGGCTACACACACAGCCAGCATGGCCTCACCCAACCCAGGCACGAAGAAGCCGGCAATGTTGATAGCGGTGAGCACCCGCCCGGCTATCAGTTCCCGGTGCGCCTGCGCGGTGCGCCGGTCGACGATCTCGGTTGGCACGGCGTGAAACAGCACATCCTTTTCATGGCGCTGGGCTTTCTGAAAGGCCGTGACACCCTGGAATGCGTGGCCGAACGGTGTTGCCACGGGATACAGGGTGGCATGCAGGTCGGCAACAGGCTCACGGATCCCCCTGATACTCCAGCCCAGCGGTGTGAGCCGGTCCTTCAGACGGGCGCTGACCGACGCTTTGTCACGGTCGGCGATGTGTTTGTCCAGGTAATGGATATCGGCCTGCAGCCTTTCGCCGAGCTCGGCCATCAAGGCTTCCTGGCTGGTGAATTCCTTGAGTGGCAGCAGGCTGTCCTCCGGGATGTACAGGGCCACGGCCTGGTGGTCGCCAGCTTGCAGGGTGATGAGCACAACGCCGGTCAGTTCCGCCTCCCACAAGTCGAGCATGTTGAACGTTACTGTCGAACCGGCCGACGGCGCCTGGTCAAGGGGAACGGCAAGGGCCGCGGTGTACAGCTTTTCGCTGATATCGCCCTTGAGCCGGGCGAAATGCAGGGCCTGCCTGAATGCCGAGACTTCGGCTCGGCCCAGGGTTTCATAGACGGCCAGTGCGGCATCGTCGGCCTCTGCTTGTGGCATGCCGGCAGGGTAGTAGATGGCATGCACCCGCTCATGGTACTTGCCGCCGATATCGAGGGTACGGCACAAGTCGGCGAAAGCTTCGGCCGGGATTCCCACGGTATTGGTGATCGGCACCGTGCCCATGAAGCGGCGGTGATCGAGGATGACCGACTTTTCCAGCAAGGCGCCGGGTACATCCATGCCATGCTCTGCAGCTGCGTCCTGGTCGAAGTTGTGCAGCGCGCAGTGCAGCAGCGAACGGGTGGCCCGATCGATCGCCTGACGGCTGCCAATCGCATTACTGGTGTCGATCAGACGGGTATCGACCAGATAGGTATTGCGTACGTCCAGGTCAAGCCCGAAGCGCTGCCTGATCGCATCGGTCAGCGTTTCGCAGGCGTAGGTCTCCAGGTCCGGTAGCTGCTCGAACAGTTTGTGCACCTGCGCCTGATGCTCGCGATGGCGGGCATGTTCTTCCTGCCATGCTCTGGCGATGTCCGGTTGTCGCTGGATCGCTGCCGGCAGCCAGGCGGGTGCCTGCTGCCAGTTGCGCATCGCGCGATGGATTTCGGGGGGGGCAAGCTTGAGCCAGGCGGGGATCTTGCGTTCGATGGTGGCGTAATGAACGCCAGGCTGGGAAATCGCTGGGTTTGGCATATCGGCGGCCTTGCATGATAGGACAAGGGACTATCACCGGCTTGCCTGGCCTGTGTGAGGTAGATATGTCTGTCGTTGCACTGCGGACGTGTCAGAGAGGACGGTGCTGAAAGCGCAATTCAGGTTTATGATGGCCCACGGCCGAATAATCCTCACACGGAGTGC encodes the following:
- a CDS encoding dermonecrotic toxin domain-containing protein; translated protein: MPNPAISQPGVHYATIERKIPAWLKLAPPEIHRAMRNWQQAPAWLPAAIQRQPDIARAWQEEHARHREHQAQVHKLFEQLPDLETYACETLTDAIRQRFGLDLDVRNTYLVDTRLIDTSNAIGSRQAIDRATRSLLHCALHNFDQDAAAEHGMDVPGALLEKSVILDHRRFMGTVPITNTVGIPAEAFADLCRTLDIGGKYHERVHAIYYPAGMPQAEADDAALAVYETLGRAEVSAFRQALHFARLKGDISEKLYTAALAVPLDQAPSAGSTVTFNMLDLWEAELTGVVLITLQAGDHQAVALYIPEDSLLPLKEFTSQEALMAELGERLQADIHYLDKHIADRDKASVSARLKDRLTPLGWSIRGIREPVADLHATLYPVATPFGHAFQGVTAFQKAQRHEKDVLFHAVPTEIVDRRTAQAHRELIAGRVLTAINIAGFFVPGLGEAMLAVCVAQLAFEVYDGIEAWKNDERDIAYGYLVDVIENVAIMAALSAAAKALREAQGGEAGNATEVPAVDDGEPEIERISVETPSFIEELDDVETPDGQVRLWKPDLAPYRSTEMLPEGLEADALGLRQHDGRHWLVVQGDHYIVEQEAATGEYRLQHPQDPGRYQPPLRHNGAGAWLLGTDRPLSWSGMQLLRRIGHLSAHFDEATLQRIVAISGSDEDQLRRALATNQRLPALLEDTLQRFRLDGTLRLRPGASTRPAEFHRAYTALPIALAPGAEALQRVYPRLPAVVANELARAASTNELQMLGNDKVPLRLNEEIRVYQQQIRLARAYEGLYLSGVSNWDSDRLIVHTLMQLPGWPAETRVRLLQRLAWPAQNHELGPQEGHPYKTITHAEAGYIVHDDSQPGAVVSLYPSLYAALYQALPTAMREMQIADQQVLEQLIQESPLLPRQALRALLRMQPVRPGYRSPMRLADGRLGYPLSGSGTPALDVTRARLIEAVEATGLATRTGRSADQILRDLSISRTPLQVLEHLQALLEQRNELQSRLDDWSEAISPATDQAARDYDSLRESILQHWYDLALDETAEHAAELRITRVPMVDIPLTLPDFFTTRVRNLSLVDLPSGSLAGWAQNERLLQRLLSQMRNIESLEISRPYDPRATPSSFVFSVPTITENLPRLQRLTLTNQNIALSESDLNLLSGLGQLRYLDLSGNRLAQNNSPSFHELTLDYLGLNQMQLSQWPIGIGSDALGRIGHLSLRDNNLRSLPSFLLNEAATLATPPVISLQGNSINANDLQRLLLTEGVDMSGIVTDQPAALSEQLSRIRNERQQVRDAIDGWAHASSSSNPLTQEALADRQRIEVAISEFWQQQERGQLYLRLQLEDVAIEHFPRRLPAFFGERVRALSLTRLRGSASQLDELLRRFPNVTRLTIDAHQAATPALASALTRVPQLTYLEFRNMDLEVDQSMLNLFARLEHLTSIDLSGNRAGIINQVPAQLSRNLQSLALANMNLQAWPSWCDSLLPLELLDLSSNNISELPEHILSNLNSPMPISSIALFDNPLPLDTILRVRAFSDSQHSYSFALDIPGNLQLVDSSSSGSLDHPHFPLLGDDTPRLEDWMLGNEAQNEALQDCWQRLEGSDLLRLVGRLHNAAPYVDPNTRTTFCERVRLMLVAALSNEIERATMEQIALEGLPHPVTGAQTCHDGALQTFNNIELYLMNRHLLVDAGDTLQALRRRLLQLFRIDQLEELAEHRTGSGDTVSVRLAYRRDLARELDLPIADSMRFRGAANLARGELSSVLEKVRQRELSDELVDYMLANSDWTTRLRAEHADRFAEIEARFRLRVLELASMDHPLQDELNLQRGLQEDKNQEEHDLLRELTLAQINNN